Proteins encoded within one genomic window of Ignavibacteriota bacterium:
- the larA gene encoding nickel-dependent lactate racemase, translated as MSTSNSFNYSFPYPSIAPVEIPATHPVEVYTVRAMAPSGQLPEALVEESLGAPIGMPRLSELVTPNSRVLIVVDDISRPTPVHRILPPLLTELARGGAREANIRLLIALGTHRHMTREEIAARVGPSIAGRIPVANHEWANPGALHDYGELDGHRVLLNCAMHDADIVIGVGSIAPHPAAGFSGGGKIIAPGVATEEAVGEFHWKSVHFPQRDVLGVRDNPMREQIDRIARMAGLTAIVNVVLDGSGRIVRCFSGEPVEAHRAGCALSGEFYRVPVPDPAAAGIFLIDTHPLDQDLWQGVKAMCALECIVPDGAVVILVTPAPEGVGSQHPEVLEFGYRGLEETSRLLAQGRLDKVSAHNIVQGGRLIGRTEAYMVSPGIPPDEIRRLGFTPFGTVQEAMREGAKRKGDAARVVILGMGGEICPVAV; from the coding sequence ATGAGTACATCAAATAGTTTCAACTACTCGTTCCCGTATCCTTCGATCGCGCCCGTTGAGATCCCGGCCACCCATCCGGTAGAGGTCTACACGGTCAGGGCGATGGCACCATCGGGCCAGTTGCCCGAAGCACTTGTTGAGGAGAGCCTTGGCGCACCGATCGGGATGCCGAGGCTCTCGGAGCTCGTCACCCCGAACTCCCGTGTGCTCATCGTGGTCGATGATATCTCCCGGCCCACACCCGTCCATCGCATCCTCCCTCCCCTCTTGACGGAGCTCGCACGGGGAGGAGCGCGGGAAGCGAACATACGGCTGCTGATAGCACTCGGAACGCACCGGCACATGACGCGCGAAGAGATCGCGGCCAGGGTGGGCCCGTCGATCGCTGGACGGATTCCGGTCGCGAACCACGAATGGGCGAACCCCGGTGCGCTCCACGACTACGGCGAGCTGGACGGACACCGGGTGCTCCTGAACTGCGCCATGCACGATGCGGACATCGTGATCGGTGTCGGAAGCATCGCCCCCCACCCTGCCGCGGGGTTCTCCGGCGGCGGGAAGATCATTGCCCCCGGGGTTGCCACTGAAGAAGCCGTTGGCGAGTTCCATTGGAAAAGCGTGCACTTCCCGCAGAGAGATGTGCTCGGGGTCAGAGACAACCCCATGCGTGAGCAGATCGACAGGATCGCGCGGATGGCCGGGCTCACGGCGATCGTCAACGTCGTGCTCGACGGGAGCGGACGGATCGTCCGGTGCTTCTCGGGAGAACCGGTTGAGGCCCACAGAGCGGGCTGTGCGCTGTCAGGGGAATTCTACCGTGTCCCCGTGCCGGATCCGGCTGCGGCGGGGATATTTCTCATCGACACGCACCCCCTGGATCAGGACCTCTGGCAGGGGGTCAAGGCGATGTGCGCGCTCGAGTGCATCGTCCCCGATGGCGCCGTGGTCATTCTTGTGACACCGGCCCCCGAGGGCGTCGGCAGTCAGCATCCTGAGGTGCTGGAGTTCGGATACAGGGGGTTGGAGGAGACGTCCCGGCTCCTTGCGCAGGGGCGGCTTGACAAAGTTTCAGCTCACAACATCGTTCAGGGAGGACGGCTGATCGGTCGGACAGAGGCGTACATGGTGTCCCCCGGGATCCCTCCGGACGAGATCCGCCGGTTGGGGTTCACCCCGTTCGGCACTGTGCAGGAAGCAATGAGAGAAGGCGCGAAGAGGAAGGGAGATGCGGCCCGCGTCGTCATCCTGGGCATGGGTGGAGAGATCTGTCCCGTGGCGGTGTAA
- a CDS encoding cysteine hydrolase codes for MNLSIPGRYYRMYPPEEYLGHAEEILELPCDETAFMLIDVYGLGYSPGEPEPERPALFYRGSTEVERRVMVGHVKPALEAARRIGIPIIYLNNSNQMVATQKSEFGSILVRTHGLTVEERWETDPVEFRFSTLVEPGPGEYIVQKQMYSGFFETCLETLLRNLRIKNLITVGFAANACVLGTLTDALYRNYRIVLLRDGTAAMEYHDTMDDQTVTRAIIRHVEAFLGYTSTSAEFVRSCQQLSGEEKLK; via the coding sequence ATGAACCTGAGCATCCCGGGCAGGTATTACCGGATGTACCCACCCGAAGAGTACCTCGGGCACGCCGAAGAGATCCTGGAATTGCCATGCGATGAGACGGCCTTCATGCTGATCGACGTCTATGGGCTGGGGTACAGTCCGGGTGAGCCGGAACCTGAAAGGCCCGCGCTCTTCTATAGAGGGTCCACCGAGGTGGAGCGCCGGGTCATGGTCGGCCATGTGAAGCCTGCGCTCGAGGCTGCCCGCAGGATCGGGATCCCGATCATCTATCTGAACAACTCCAACCAGATGGTGGCGACACAGAAGAGTGAGTTCGGGTCGATCCTTGTCAGGACGCACGGCCTCACGGTGGAAGAACGGTGGGAGACCGATCCTGTGGAATTCCGCTTCAGCACCCTGGTCGAACCAGGGCCCGGAGAGTACATCGTACAGAAGCAGATGTACAGCGGATTTTTCGAGACCTGCCTGGAGACCCTCCTGCGGAATCTCCGGATCAAGAACCTGATCACGGTGGGGTTCGCAGCCAACGCCTGCGTTCTCGGCACGCTGACCGATGCCCTGTACAGGAATTACAGGATCGTTCTGTTGCGTGACGGCACCGCGGCGATGGAGTATCACGACACGATGGATGATCAGACCGTCACGCGCGCCATCATCCGGCACGTCGAGGCATTTCTGGGATACACCTCGACCTCGGCGGAATTCGTCCGTTCGTGCCAGCAGCTTTCGGGAGAGGAGAAATTGAAATGA
- a CDS encoding sugar phosphate isomerase/epimerase, with translation MVTLVLNSIALDPHRWTKEKVPFHKLEQLLAPIAQTGFRFVEIWQHHISEETEAQISAIRAAGNSLGVSFPVVGLYPQLHVGGEECRREGERTNRLLSYAKILGADIVKVFAGSRDSALITPREYELSVEAMKQMTQRAESLDLTITGETHPNTLFDTVGSCRRFMQDVQSDRFKICFQPFDLRDTNQAIRDYELVAADVIHVHYQGRKGDSMELLENADLDHRRLTRALAHKGFSGYLCIEFTKDCVVENPVDFNLEAVLNNARRDRDFVLKLGQELQMRIQG, from the coding sequence ATGGTCACGCTCGTCCTGAACTCCATAGCTCTTGACCCGCATCGATGGACGAAGGAAAAGGTCCCGTTCCACAAGCTCGAGCAACTTCTCGCGCCCATTGCTCAGACCGGGTTTCGTTTCGTTGAGATCTGGCAGCATCATATCTCTGAAGAAACAGAGGCACAGATCAGCGCGATCCGTGCAGCCGGCAATTCTCTGGGAGTATCCTTCCCCGTGGTCGGACTCTATCCTCAGCTGCATGTCGGGGGGGAAGAATGTCGCAGGGAAGGCGAGAGAACCAACAGGCTCTTGAGTTATGCGAAGATATTGGGTGCGGACATTGTGAAGGTCTTCGCGGGCAGCCGGGATTCAGCTCTCATCACTCCCAGGGAGTACGAACTCTCCGTTGAAGCCATGAAGCAGATGACACAACGGGCGGAATCTCTTGATCTTACGATCACCGGCGAGACCCATCCGAACACTTTATTCGATACCGTTGGGTCCTGTCGGAGGTTCATGCAGGATGTGCAGAGTGACAGATTCAAGATCTGTTTCCAGCCATTCGATCTGCGCGACACGAACCAGGCGATACGGGACTACGAACTCGTAGCAGCAGACGTGATCCATGTCCACTACCAGGGGCGCAAAGGGGACTCCATGGAGCTACTCGAGAATGCAGATCTGGACCACAGGAGGCTGACCCGGGCCCTTGCCCATAAGGGATTCAGCGGATACCTGTGCATTGAGTTCACGAAGGATTGTGTGGTTGAGAACCCCGTGGACTTCAACCTGGAGGCCGTTCTTAACAACGCCCGGAGGGATCGCGATTTTGTGTTGAAGCTTGGACAGGAACTGCAGATGCGGATACAGGGCTGA
- a CDS encoding T9SS type A sorting domain-containing protein, with translation MRTRLFLFALAIGTFNPYASAQWQLMNGPYGCTINCYVVHGTYLFAGTQSNGIFRSTDNGASWTAVNAGLTARGASCLATMEQYLFAGTSEGIFRSADNGTTWEPTDSLPAWTQPTALAVVDSSVFAGTNYGIFVSVDGGTTWEAASAGLPVMPQWSTGFIRCIASGDSCLFAGSDSIGVYLSTDHGATWTFKRLNDYTGWRYAVSALHAGGGKLFAGTEEEGVFLSTDNGSSWTEVNAGLKQKGINCLAARDSVLFAGTLRGVFSTTDNGAHWTGAGRDSLTATVNAIAVSGPNLLAGTSGLGTYRSTDNSMRWVQGNAGMPPVVVSALGVSGATLLAATDAGGIFLSAANGDQWTQIGGGWDAKGINLIAMREKTIIAGGPGVYISTHSDTGWTTIDHRLLPYAVRAFVVSDTVLYAGTSGGIFGIANDGRVTRGVRLGDFSSDVNALAISDTSLFVATRNDVVGHGGGVFCTTDGGASWAAVDSGIPHRHAHFSSVVGILFAAGGTVFTVCDSGLYASTDHGTSWHDAGEGIPDRYIRTMEAQSGFVFAGTDSGLFLSTDNGAHWRSSTPTVTSTWVTAIACSPTHVYAGYKHGGIWRRALSELTTAVHPGTERITDEFRLDQNFPDPFNPSTTIGYTLPARSYVSLTVFNVLGQQVALLDDGERQAGYHAVRMDGSQLPSGVYFYRLMAGRYSTTRRMLLVR, from the coding sequence ATGAGAACCCGACTCTTCCTTTTCGCCCTTGCCATCGGCACGTTCAATCCGTATGCATCCGCGCAATGGCAACTCATGAACGGCCCGTATGGATGTACGATCAACTGCTACGTCGTACACGGCACGTATCTCTTTGCGGGCACGCAAAGCAACGGCATATTCCGCTCCACCGACAATGGCGCAAGCTGGACGGCGGTCAATGCAGGTCTCACAGCCAGGGGCGCATCCTGCCTCGCCACAATGGAACAATATCTCTTTGCCGGAACAAGCGAAGGGATCTTTCGTTCGGCAGACAATGGTACGACATGGGAGCCGACCGACTCCCTGCCGGCGTGGACACAGCCCACCGCTCTGGCGGTCGTGGATTCTTCGGTCTTCGCCGGCACCAACTATGGCATCTTCGTGTCTGTCGATGGCGGCACGACCTGGGAGGCCGCCAGCGCAGGACTCCCCGTGATGCCTCAGTGGTCTACCGGCTTCATCCGTTGCATTGCCTCGGGTGATTCTTGTCTGTTCGCCGGTTCCGACAGCATTGGCGTCTACCTGTCAACCGATCATGGAGCAACCTGGACATTCAAGAGGCTCAATGACTATACCGGCTGGAGGTACGCTGTCAGTGCTTTGCATGCCGGCGGGGGGAAACTCTTTGCCGGAACCGAGGAAGAAGGCGTCTTCCTCTCTACCGACAACGGGTCGAGCTGGACGGAGGTCAATGCTGGTCTGAAACAGAAAGGCATCAACTGCCTCGCCGCCAGGGATAGCGTCCTCTTTGCCGGCACCCTCAGGGGCGTGTTCTCCACAACCGACAATGGCGCTCATTGGACGGGTGCGGGCCGGGATTCACTGACAGCAACGGTCAATGCAATTGCCGTGTCCGGCCCAAACCTCCTTGCCGGGACGAGCGGGCTCGGGACCTATAGATCTACAGACAATAGCATGCGTTGGGTCCAGGGCAATGCAGGCATGCCACCGGTCGTCGTCAGCGCACTCGGTGTCTCCGGCGCAACTCTGCTCGCCGCCACCGATGCAGGAGGGATATTTCTTTCCGCTGCAAACGGCGATCAGTGGACCCAGATCGGAGGAGGATGGGACGCCAAGGGGATCAATCTCATTGCGATGAGAGAAAAGACGATCATTGCCGGGGGTCCAGGAGTCTACATATCTACACATAGCGACACAGGCTGGACGACGATCGATCACCGGTTATTGCCATATGCTGTCCGCGCCTTTGTGGTTTCCGACACTGTCCTTTACGCAGGTACGTCCGGGGGCATTTTCGGCATAGCCAACGACGGCAGGGTGACGCGTGGGGTCAGGCTGGGAGATTTCAGTTCTGATGTGAACGCCCTCGCGATCTCTGACACGAGCCTCTTTGTCGCGACCCGTAATGACGTGGTCGGTCACGGAGGCGGTGTGTTTTGTACGACAGATGGCGGTGCGAGCTGGGCTGCTGTCGACTCAGGCATTCCACACCGCCATGCTCATTTTTCGTCCGTCGTCGGAATACTTTTTGCCGCCGGCGGCACCGTCTTTACCGTATGCGATAGTGGACTGTATGCTTCGACAGACCATGGCACGAGCTGGCATGACGCTGGCGAGGGCATCCCCGATAGGTACATCAGAACCATGGAAGCACAGAGCGGCTTTGTGTTCGCGGGAACGGACAGCGGCCTCTTCCTGTCCACCGACAACGGAGCACACTGGAGGTCATCAACACCGACCGTGACGAGCACGTGGGTGACGGCAATCGCATGTTCGCCGACACATGTCTATGCTGGCTACAAGCACGGTGGCATTTGGAGACGGGCGCTGTCGGAGTTGACAACGGCAGTGCATCCGGGAACGGAACGCATAACCGATGAATTCCGTCTGGACCAGAATTTTCCCGATCCATTCAACCCTTCCACGACCATCGGCTATACCCTGCCAGCACGGTCATACGTCTCGCTCACGGTTTTCAACGTGCTCGGTCAACAGGTGGCACTCCTCGACGACGGCGAACGGCAGGCGGGATATCACGCGGTCAGGATGGACGGATCGCAACTTCCGAGCGGGGTATACTTCTACCGGCTCATGGCGGGGCGGTATTCCACCACCAGGCGCATGCTGCTGGTGAGATAA
- a CDS encoding bifunctional YncE family protein/alkaline phosphatase family protein: protein MRLPWLCFAVVLLVASPAHPQTSTARITLPNGWSLTPAGTQLTLGDLPLNCAISHGKTLLAVTNNGQSRHSLQLVNLKAGRIVATVPIPKAWFGLAFGDDDRTLYASGGNDNWILRYDVGKDTITMRDTLVLGPPWPRRISPAGLAVDEDGGRLYVVTKEDSALYTVDLASKRVAHRVPLGGEGYTCLLSGDRTRVFASCWGADVVRQFSTKDMRELATIRVGDNPNDMCLSADGDLLYVANANDNSVSVIDLAAGRVIEALNAALYPNAPSGSTTNSVALSENGETLYIANADNNCLAVFDVRTPGKSRSLGFIPTGWYPTSVRIAGDVLYVANGKGLSSMANPYGPNPAVRQQKVVYQQGDTTRPIGVQYIGGLFKGALSIIPMPDQAQLAAYSRSVYQNTPYTKEHERLAAGEPGNPVPQRVGDPSPITHVFYVIKENRTYDQVLGDMPEGNGDTSLVLFGERITPNQHLLAWEFVLLDNFFVDGEVSADGHNWSMGAYATDYLEKTWPTNYGGRGGGYDAEGARGIANNKLFIWDQCSAKGVSYRTYGEFTDGTRVGIKVLEGHVCSSFTSWDQSVRDTTRFAQWKREFDSLVVVGGVPRFNTLRFINDHTEGLRRGRATPFAAVADNDLAVGLFVEYLSKSPIWNESVVFIVEDDAQNGPDHVDAHRSTAYVAGGRVKRHFVDHTPYTTSSVLRTIELILGLDPMSQYDAGATPMWRCFTAQPDRSPFVHVPNRVDLGEINLALNEWQRRSEEFDFTMEDRAPDDDLNRVLWFAVKGAHVPFPAINRAAFLSVTPGDDDDD, encoded by the coding sequence ATGCGCCTTCCCTGGTTGTGCTTTGCTGTCGTGTTGCTCGTGGCCTCGCCTGCGCACCCACAAACGTCCACCGCGCGAATCACTCTGCCCAATGGCTGGAGCCTCACCCCCGCGGGCACGCAGCTTACGCTGGGCGACCTTCCGTTGAATTGCGCCATCTCCCACGGAAAGACACTGCTGGCCGTGACGAACAACGGTCAGAGCCGGCACTCGCTGCAACTGGTCAACCTGAAGGCCGGGCGCATCGTGGCGACGGTACCCATCCCGAAGGCCTGGTTTGGCCTTGCGTTCGGTGATGACGACAGGACCCTCTACGCATCGGGCGGGAACGACAACTGGATCCTGCGCTACGATGTGGGGAAGGATACGATCACGATGCGCGATACGCTTGTCCTCGGCCCGCCCTGGCCCCGGCGCATTTCTCCGGCCGGGCTTGCTGTGGACGAAGACGGTGGACGCCTGTACGTCGTGACCAAGGAAGATAGTGCGCTGTATACCGTGGACCTCGCCTCGAAGCGCGTCGCGCACAGAGTTCCGCTCGGTGGCGAGGGGTATACCTGTCTGCTTTCCGGTGACCGCACAAGAGTGTTTGCATCATGCTGGGGTGCGGACGTGGTCCGGCAATTCTCTACGAAGGATATGCGGGAGCTCGCAACGATCCGGGTGGGGGACAATCCGAACGATATGTGCCTCTCCGCGGACGGCGACCTTCTGTATGTCGCAAATGCGAACGACAACAGTGTCTCCGTGATCGATCTCGCCGCCGGACGGGTGATCGAAGCGCTGAACGCCGCCCTGTATCCCAACGCACCGAGCGGATCGACAACGAACAGCGTGGCCCTGAGCGAGAACGGGGAGACCTTGTATATCGCCAACGCGGACAATAACTGCCTCGCGGTGTTCGACGTGCGAACTCCGGGGAAGAGCCGGAGTCTCGGGTTCATCCCGACGGGGTGGTATCCGACATCGGTACGCATCGCCGGCGATGTGCTGTATGTTGCGAACGGGAAGGGGCTGTCCTCCATGGCAAATCCGTACGGCCCGAATCCGGCCGTGCGACAGCAAAAGGTGGTGTATCAGCAGGGGGATACCACGCGGCCGATCGGTGTGCAATACATCGGCGGGCTGTTCAAAGGGGCACTGAGCATCATCCCGATGCCGGATCAAGCACAACTCGCTGCGTATTCCCGGTCCGTCTATCAGAACACTCCGTACACGAAGGAGCATGAACGTCTCGCCGCGGGCGAGCCGGGGAATCCGGTCCCTCAACGTGTCGGCGATCCGTCCCCGATCACACACGTCTTCTACGTCATCAAAGAGAACCGGACCTATGACCAGGTGCTCGGTGATATGCCCGAAGGGAACGGCGACACCAGCCTCGTTCTGTTCGGCGAACGGATCACCCCCAACCAGCATTTGTTGGCGTGGGAGTTCGTGCTGCTGGATAATTTCTTCGTGGATGGGGAAGTGAGCGCGGACGGACACAACTGGAGCATGGGGGCGTATGCCACCGATTACCTCGAGAAGACATGGCCGACGAACTATGGAGGGCGAGGTGGCGGCTACGATGCGGAAGGTGCTCGGGGGATCGCGAACAACAAGCTGTTCATCTGGGACCAGTGCAGCGCGAAGGGCGTCTCGTACCGCACGTACGGAGAGTTCACGGATGGTACACGGGTGGGGATCAAGGTGCTCGAAGGCCACGTGTGTTCATCGTTCACGAGTTGGGACCAGTCGGTGCGCGACACGACACGCTTTGCGCAATGGAAGCGGGAGTTCGATTCTCTCGTCGTTGTGGGTGGGGTCCCACGGTTCAATACCCTCCGGTTCATCAATGATCACACCGAGGGTTTGCGGAGGGGGCGCGCAACACCGTTCGCCGCGGTGGCGGACAATGATCTCGCCGTGGGGTTGTTCGTGGAGTATCTCAGCAAGAGCCCGATCTGGAATGAAAGCGTCGTCTTCATCGTCGAAGATGATGCCCAGAACGGACCGGACCATGTGGACGCGCACCGGAGCACGGCCTATGTTGCGGGTGGGCGGGTGAAACGGCACTTCGTGGATCATACGCCGTATACCACCTCATCCGTCCTCCGCACGATCGAACTGATCCTGGGATTGGACCCGATGTCCCAATACGATGCCGGGGCGACTCCCATGTGGCGTTGTTTCACGGCGCAACCGGACCGGTCTCCCTTTGTCCATGTGCCGAACCGGGTGGACCTGGGCGAGATCAATCTGGCACTGAATGAATGGCAGCGGCGGAGCGAGGAATTCGATTTCACCATGGAAGACCGCGCGCCGGATGACGATCTGAACCGCGTTCTCTGGTTCGCGGTGAAAGGCGCGCACGTGCCATTCCCCGCCATCAACCGCGCGGCGTTCCTTTCGGTCACCCCCGGTGATGACGATGATGATTGA
- a CDS encoding sodium-dependent transporter, with product MEQSTRGAWTSRTGFILAAAGSAIGLGNIWRFPYVTGMQGGAAFVAVYLACVFAIGVPVLIAELTLGRHTALNPVGAIRAITTSRFWPLVGYLGVITGAAILSYYAVIAGWTVGYIFRTIAHSSSSFGSFVADPAIEIGNFALFLLLTAGVVVGGVERGIERWSKILMPLLFLILLGLIAFALTLEGASKGVEFYLKPDFSKITGSTVLAALGQAFFSLSLGMGAMITYGSYISKRENLAISAASVALADTLIAVLAGLVVFPALFSVGQEPTQGPSLVFNVLPRIFEMMPGGTIVGVFFFILLAIAALTSTVSLLEVPVAFLVDQKKWSRKKAVAIVTSIVFVIGLPSALSQGTVPALSSIDWFGGRDFLGVMDFVFGNLSLTFGGLLLAILVGWIWGTRKAAEELQLGAGPRYSALIPGWSFMLRFVCPLIIAAVLLNLTGIFE from the coding sequence ATGGAACAGAGTACACGGGGCGCCTGGACGTCCAGGACCGGCTTCATCCTCGCCGCCGCGGGATCGGCGATCGGGCTGGGCAACATCTGGCGGTTTCCGTATGTGACCGGCATGCAGGGCGGCGCTGCCTTCGTTGCCGTCTACCTCGCGTGCGTCTTCGCGATCGGGGTCCCCGTGTTGATCGCGGAGCTGACGCTCGGACGCCACACGGCCCTGAATCCCGTCGGTGCGATCCGCGCGATCACGACATCCCGGTTCTGGCCGCTCGTCGGCTATCTGGGCGTCATCACCGGCGCGGCGATCCTCTCTTATTATGCGGTAATCGCCGGTTGGACCGTCGGCTACATTTTCCGCACGATCGCCCATTCCAGCTCGAGCTTTGGCTCATTCGTCGCGGACCCGGCCATTGAGATCGGAAATTTCGCGTTGTTCCTCCTGCTGACGGCGGGGGTGGTCGTCGGCGGTGTCGAACGCGGCATCGAGCGGTGGTCAAAGATCCTGATGCCTTTGCTCTTCCTCATCCTTCTCGGGTTGATCGCATTCGCGCTGACGCTTGAAGGCGCTTCGAAGGGCGTGGAGTTCTACCTCAAGCCTGATTTCAGCAAGATCACCGGATCGACCGTCCTCGCCGCACTCGGACAGGCGTTCTTCTCGCTGAGCCTGGGGATGGGGGCGATGATCACGTACGGGAGCTACATCTCCAAGCGGGAGAATCTTGCCATTTCCGCGGCGAGCGTTGCACTGGCCGACACGCTGATCGCCGTCCTTGCCGGGCTGGTGGTGTTTCCCGCGCTCTTTTCGGTCGGACAGGAACCGACACAGGGCCCGAGTCTCGTGTTCAATGTTCTTCCGCGCATCTTCGAGATGATGCCCGGCGGAACGATCGTCGGTGTCTTCTTCTTCATTCTTCTGGCGATCGCTGCGCTCACGTCCACGGTCTCGTTACTCGAAGTGCCCGTCGCGTTCCTCGTCGATCAGAAGAAATGGTCCCGGAAGAAGGCCGTCGCGATCGTCACGTCCATCGTCTTTGTGATCGGCCTGCCGAGTGCCCTTTCGCAGGGAACGGTTCCCGCATTGAGTTCCATCGACTGGTTCGGCGGACGTGACTTCCTCGGCGTCATGGACTTCGTCTTCGGCAACCTCTCTCTGACCTTCGGCGGATTGCTCCTTGCGATCCTCGTCGGATGGATATGGGGAACGCGGAAGGCCGCGGAGGAACTCCAGCTTGGCGCGGGTCCGCGCTACTCGGCGCTCATCCCCGGCTGGTCGTTCATGCTTCGCTTCGTGTGTCCCCTGATCATCGCCGCCGTGCTTCTGAACCTTACCGGCATCTTTGAATAA